The following coding sequences lie in one Heliangelus exortis chromosome 8, bHelExo1.hap1, whole genome shotgun sequence genomic window:
- the DMAP1 gene encoding DNA methyltransferase 1-associated protein 1 has translation MATGADVRDILELGGVESENTGTINKKDIINSDKKKSKKSSETLTFKRPEGMHREVYALLYSDKKDAPPLLPSDTTQGYRTVKAKLGSKKVRPWKWMPFTNPARKDGAMFYHWRRAAEEGKDYPFARFNKTVQVPVYSEQEYQMYLHDDAWTKAETDHLFDLARRFDLRFVVIHDRYDHQQFKKRSVEDLKERYYHICAKLANIRAAPGTDLKIPVFDAGHERRRKEQLERLYNRTPEQVAEEEYLIQELRKIETRKKEREKRTQDLQKLITAADTTTEQRRAERKAPKKKLPQKKETEKPAVPETAGIKFPDFKSAGVTLRSQRMKLPSSVGQKKIKALEQMLMELGVDLNPMPTEEIVQMFNELRSDLVLLYELKQAFANCEYELQMLRHRYEALAKAGSIGPLSVEGAHPDGQAGLGMEEVKGDGKDQIIDVVGAPLTPNSVRRKVVGAEQGALRSPTQMP, from the exons ATGGCGACGGGTGCAGACGTGCGGGACATCCTGGAGCTGGGTGGTGTGGAGTCGGAGAACACGGGCACCATCAACAAAAAGGATATCATCAACTCAGATAAG aaaaaatccaagaaatCTTCAGAGACGTTGACGTTTAAGAGGCCGGAAGGAATGCACCGAGAAGTTTATGCACTCCTCTACTCTGACAAAAA GGATgcacctcctctgctgccaaGTGATACAACTCAGGGTTATCGAACAGTCAAAGCAAAACTGGGGTCCAAGAAAGTCCGGCCCTGGAAGTGGATGCCTTTCACCAACCCCGCGAGAAAAGATGGAGCAATGTTCTACCactggaggagagcagcagaggaagggaaggactACCCTTTTGCCAGGTTCAATAAA ACAGTGCAGGTGCCTGTCTACTCGGAGCAGGAGTACCAGATGTATCTCCATGATGATGCATGGACCAAAGCTGAGACAGACCACCTCTTCGACCTGGCTCGGCGTTTTGATCTCCGCTTTGTGGTGATTCACGACCGCTACGATCACCAGCAGTTCAAG AAAAGATCGGTGGAGGACCTGAAGGAGCGGTATTATCACATCTGTGCCAAGCTGGCTAATATTCGTGCAGCTCCAGGAACAGACCTGAAAATCCCAGTTTTTGATGCTGGCCACGAGAGGCGAAGGAAGGAACAACTAGAAAGGCTGTACAATAGGACACCAGAGCAG GTGGCAGAAGAAGAATACCTCATCCAGGAGCTCCGCAAGATTGAAaccaggaagaaagagagagaaaagagaaccCAAGACCTGCAGAAGCTCATCACAGCCGCTGACACCACCACTGAGCAGAGACGTGCAGAGCGCAAGGCTCCCAAGAAGAAACTACCACAGAAGAAGGAGACAGAGAAGCCt GCTGTTCCTGAGACTGCTGGCATCAAGTTTCCTGACTTCAAGTCTGCAGGTGTCACGCTGCGAAGCCAGAGG ATGAAACTGCCAAGCTCGGTGGGACAGAAGAAGATTAAAGCCCTGGAGCAGATGCTGATGGAACTCGGAGTAG ATCTCAACCCTATGCCCACAGAGGAGATTGTCCAGATGTTCAACGAGCTACGGAGCGACTTGGTGCTGCTGTACGAGCTGAAGCAAGCGTTTGCCAACTGTGAATATGAGCTGCAGATGTTACGGCACCGCTATGAGGCCCTGGCCAAAGCTGGTAGCATTGGCCCCCTCAGTGTGGAAGGTGCCCATCCAGATGGCCAGGCAGGGCTCGGCATGGAGGAGGTCAAGGGAGATGGCAAGGACCAAATCATTGATGTAGTAGGAGCACCACTGACCCCCAACTCGGTGAGAAGGAAGGTTGTGGGGGCAGAACAGGGAGCACTCAGGTCTCCGACGCAGATGCCCTGA